The sequence ACTTAAATTGCACAGCCACAACACCAGAAGAGATGTATGAGCGTGCTGAGTTCGCGAAAGAACTTGACATGCCAATCATCATGCATGACTACATCACTGGTGGATTTACTGCCAATACTGGCTTGGCTAATTGGTGTAGAAAGAACGGAATGTTGTTGCACATTCACCGTGCAATGCATGCTGTGATTGACCGCCATCCAAAGCATGGTATTCACTTCCGTGTCCTTGCAAAGTGCCTACGTCTATCTGGTGGTGACCAACTTCATACCGGAACCGTAGTTGGCAAGCTAGAAGGTGATCGCCAAACCACTCTTGGTTATATTGACAACCTTCGTGAATCATTTGTTCCTGAGGATCGTACTCGCGGGAACTTCTTCGATCAAGATTGGGGTTCAATGCCCGGTGTGTTTGCTGTCGCCTCTGGCGGTATACACGTTTGGCACATGCCAGCATTGCTAGCAATTTTTGGCGATGATTCATGCCTACAGTTTGGTGGTGGTACTCATGGGCATCCATGGGGATCTGCTGCTGGTGCAGCTGCTAACCGTGTAGCGCTTGAAGCATGCGTTAAAGCGAGAAATGCAGGTCGAGAGATCGAAAAAGAGAGTCGCGACATCCTTATGGAAGCCGCAAAGCACAGTCCTGAGTTGGCTATTGCACTTGAGACCTGGAAGGAGATCAAGTTCGAGTTCGACACAGTTGACAAGCTTGACGTTCAGTAATAGCGAAATTTAGGAGGCTTCTTGCCTCCTCTCTTTCCTTTCCTAAATCTCAGTAGTCGATTAATCGTATCGGCTCTTAAACATTCCTAATCCAAGGTTTACTATGCCCTTCCAGAGCACAGTTGGTGACTATCAAACAGTCGCCACCCTGGAAACATTCGGCTTCCTACCGCCGATGACCCAGGACGAAATTTATGACCAAATTGCCTACATCATTGCTCAGGGTTGGAGCCCTGTAATTGAGCATGTTCACCCTAGTGGTTCTATGCAGACCTACTGGTCTTATTGGAAGTTGCCATTCTTCGGTGAAAAGGATTTGAATATGGTTGTCAGTGAGCTAGAGGCTTGCCATCGTGCATATCCCGATCACCATGTTCGCATGGTTGGTTACGACGCTTATACCCAAAGTCAAGGGACTTGCTTCGTTGTTTTCGAAGGTCGCTAATAGCGATCTGGTTTGTAGCCTCGAAGAATTATTCGAGGCTATTTAATTATCCTTTGGGAAGATTGATTTCTTCTTGATTTACGACGTTCCTATCTGGTAGACATGGCAAAACAATCCAGCCGAGAGCTAGTGCTTGAGCGCCGCAAGGCTCTTAGTCAAAGCGGGAAGAAGGCTGTTGCATTAAACAGCTCTACAGACAATAGAGTCCGTTCAGCTGCGGATTCTCGTGCTACCAGGACTGATGCCCAGGTAATTAAACCCAGAAAAGATAGCGCTGCATCTGTTGGAGTGAGAGCTGGTTCCAGTGAGTCCTTCTCTCTCTCAACTTCTTCTCCTGGTAGAAATATCAAGCGAGTAAGTCAACCAAGTAGAGAATTGGTTTTAGCTCGTAGAGAAGAGTTGTCTCGCCGTGGGAAGACAGCAGATAAAAGTAAAGACCGAACGCGAGTAGATGTTAAAAAGAACCCTGGCCAAGTAAGTACAGAAACTTCAATAAAATACTGCTGTGATGAATGTAAAGAGCGAGACTCTGATTCAACTAGTTCTGTAAATCATTTAACAACTACTAATCGAAATTCAGACTTGACTGCTAGGAATCCTGGGAGACGTCAAACTACAAAACGACGTGCTATACAAAACTCCAGTAGAGCACTTGTGTTAGCTCGCAGGGAAGCACAGTCTAAGCATGGTAAGACTGCTGGCCAGCAACCAACATCTGCAGCCTCTGTAGCTCGCCAGGGTGATCCTGAATTGACTAGCAGAGAGCTTTCACAGAGAGTACGTGAATTGAGAAGTAAAAGTGGTGCTAGTGGCTCTAAACGTTCAGGAGCTAGTCGACCCTGTGGCCCTAATCGAAATGGCTCCAAGCAATTTGCTTCTGCTGAAGATGCGCACTGGAAAGTTGGTGCTAGTGAAACTAATTCTGGACAGGTAGTTACTGGTACTCAAGCAAATAGATCATCTAAGACTACTGGTAATGAGGCGAGCACATGCCGTTCAGTTACTGGTACTCAATATATGGGCTCAGAGGTTTTTGAGACCTTCTGTCAAAATCCACCACCTCTAGGTCAACCTTTGAAGGTGGCAGTGACTAATACAACTCATGGCAATGTAGTGACCGGAAATGAAGTAGGTCGCTCTGAAAAAGTCACTGGAAACGAACCAGGTACATGCAAAGCTTTGACTGGAACAGAATATATTTCCGCTAATCAATCCAATGAATATTGTGGAGGAGTTAAATCTTCTCCTCGTAAAGTTGGCAAAAGTCTTACCTTAGATGGCAAGAAGGTAAGCGGCACTTTGATTGGTCGTGCTGCGAATGTTACAGGTGATGAGGCTGGGTCTCAAAAAGGATTAACTGGGGATCAGTATCTTGGTTCTGACCCACTACCTGAAGGTAGACCTGCTGAAAAGGTTGGTTCTTTTAATACTCTTCGTGGAGCTGGAGTAACTGGTACAAATGTTACGCGTGCTGAATCAGTTACTGGTAATGAAGCTGGTAGTTGTAAGCGAGTAACAGGTGATGAGTATATAGGTTCTCAACAATATCAAGTCTTTTGCGGTGGGAAACCAGCTCCCGAGGCAGCAAAAGTTGGCTTAAGCCTGACTAATAAATCAAAAGCTGTTAGCGGAACTATGACTGGTCGCTCAACTCTTGTTACTGGAGATGAGCCTGGTACTTGTAAGGCTGTAACTGGAACCCCTTACGCTGGTGTAGAACAATCTGACAAATGGTGTGACGCTTCTTCAGTTGAAGCTGTTCTCCAACGTACTCCTAAGAGAGCTGGAACTCCTGGTTCTCTTTTGACAGGCCAACAACCAGGGTTAGGTGGAGTAATGACTGGGACCGAGAAAGGAGCTTGTGAGACTTTGACAGGTACTCCTTATGTTGGTGGCGATCATCTTGTTCAGGCTTGTGGTTCTAACGCTCCATTAGGTAGTCATGGTTATCAAAATGCACCAACCTCAGGCCCAGGACGCCAATTCACTGTTCAGTCACCTGCCAGAGCTGCTCAGGTTCAGAGGGAACAGATTTCTGGGGTAACAGGGACCAGCTATGAAAATGGCTCAAGGATTACAGGTCCATTTGATATGGCTCCCGAGAAAGTCACTGGCACAGAACAGTTTCGTTTTGATAGTAAACCTCGTCAATTCAGCTCTGTCCCTGTTGAAGAAGTAGTAAAAAAAGAAGAAGACTCTCGTATCTCATCTCGTATAACTGGAGAAGGACAATCAGCAGGTTTAAACATTACAGGTGATGATTGGGCCCGTGGCGAACATGTCACTGGTACAGAAGGTGCATCTGCTCACAGACGCAATCCTTCTCGACCTGGACCAATGAGTGCCATGCCTGCTTTTGACAAAAAGCGGAATGAAGAACTGGCTAAACCAGACTTCCTTGTGACTGGATCTAGTGGCAATACTCAAGAAGGCCAGTTGGTGACCTTCTCTGGTGGAGCTAGAGGCTAAGAAACTGATGGCCTATCGCAGCTTGGCCAAAAATGTGGAACGCTTACGTCGGGGCCCTACTGCCCCAAGCAAGCGAAGTATGGCAGTGCAAACCCTAGCCCTAGAGCCAGAGGCCTCTCCGAAATGTACTCCTCTTAGGGACTCTGGATCTCACGCTCTTACAGATGAACTTTCCAACAAGCATCTCCAAGCTTATGAGATTGAGATCAAAGAAAAATTTGATCGAATTGTCCCTTTCTTAAAAAAGTTATCGGAGATTCAACATGAACAGGATTTTGCAAATCGGGCGCAAAAGTTAAGTCGATCAGAATTAGGTTTTAAGCTTCCTGATCATTTTCTTGAAAAGGCCTGGGTCCGTCCTCTTGATATGCGAGCTTTGTTCGCTTGGTGTGTTTTTCAATCTCATCAGCAAACAAGTGATCAGTTTTTTGATACAGACCCTTTGAAAGGTTCAGAATCATCTGATCAAGCTAAAACTTTTGAATCTTTTATTTCTGAATGTGGCTTTCACCTATTAGATATAACTCCTTGTGCTGATGGACGCTTAGCTCACTCTATTGCCTATGCATTAAGAATACCGTTTAGTGCTGTGCGTCGTCGTTCTCATGCAGGAGCTCTTTTTGATGTTGAGAACACTGTTAACCGATGGGTAAAGACAGAACATAATCGTTATCGAGCAGGACTTCCTAACCCTCCAGAAGTTCCA comes from Prochlorococcus sp. MIT 1307 and encodes:
- a CDS encoding form I ribulose bisphosphate carboxylase large subunit; protein product: MSKKYDAGVKEYRDTYWTPDYVPLDTDLLACFKCTGQEGVPREEVAAAVAAESSTGTWSTVWSELLTDLEFYKGRCYRIEDVPGDKESFYAFIAYPLDLFEEGSITNVLTSLVGNVFGFKALRHLRLEDIRFPMAFIKTCGGPPNGIVVERDRLNKYGRPLLGCTIKPKLGLSGKNYGRVVYECLRGGLDLTKDDENINSQPFQRWRERFEFVAEAVKLAQQETGEVKGHYLNCTATTPEEMYERAEFAKELDMPIIMHDYITGGFTANTGLANWCRKNGMLLHIHRAMHAVIDRHPKHGIHFRVLAKCLRLSGGDQLHTGTVVGKLEGDRQTTLGYIDNLRESFVPEDRTRGNFFDQDWGSMPGVFAVASGGIHVWHMPALLAIFGDDSCLQFGGGTHGHPWGSAAGAAANRVALEACVKARNAGREIEKESRDILMEAAKHSPELAIALETWKEIKFEFDTVDKLDVQ
- a CDS encoding ribulose bisphosphate carboxylase small subunit — encoded protein: MPFQSTVGDYQTVATLETFGFLPPMTQDEIYDQIAYIIAQGWSPVIEHVHPSGSMQTYWSYWKLPFFGEKDLNMVVSELEACHRAYPDHHVRMVGYDAYTQSQGTCFVVFEGR
- a CDS encoding CsoS2 family carboxysome shell protein — encoded protein: MAKQSSRELVLERRKALSQSGKKAVALNSSTDNRVRSAADSRATRTDAQVIKPRKDSAASVGVRAGSSESFSLSTSSPGRNIKRVSQPSRELVLARREELSRRGKTADKSKDRTRVDVKKNPGQVSTETSIKYCCDECKERDSDSTSSVNHLTTTNRNSDLTARNPGRRQTTKRRAIQNSSRALVLARREAQSKHGKTAGQQPTSAASVARQGDPELTSRELSQRVRELRSKSGASGSKRSGASRPCGPNRNGSKQFASAEDAHWKVGASETNSGQVVTGTQANRSSKTTGNEASTCRSVTGTQYMGSEVFETFCQNPPPLGQPLKVAVTNTTHGNVVTGNEVGRSEKVTGNEPGTCKALTGTEYISANQSNEYCGGVKSSPRKVGKSLTLDGKKVSGTLIGRAANVTGDEAGSQKGLTGDQYLGSDPLPEGRPAEKVGSFNTLRGAGVTGTNVTRAESVTGNEAGSCKRVTGDEYIGSQQYQVFCGGKPAPEAAKVGLSLTNKSKAVSGTMTGRSTLVTGDEPGTCKAVTGTPYAGVEQSDKWCDASSVEAVLQRTPKRAGTPGSLLTGQQPGLGGVMTGTEKGACETLTGTPYVGGDHLVQACGSNAPLGSHGYQNAPTSGPGRQFTVQSPARAAQVQREQISGVTGTSYENGSRITGPFDMAPEKVTGTEQFRFDSKPRQFSSVPVEEVVKKEEDSRISSRITGEGQSAGLNITGDDWARGEHVTGTEGASAHRRNPSRPGPMSAMPAFDKKRNEELAKPDFLVTGSSGNTQEGQLVTFSGGARG